One Streptomyces mobaraensis NBRC 13819 = DSM 40847 DNA segment encodes these proteins:
- a CDS encoding ABC transporter permease, giving the protein MTAPLPETSATGTATVVADAEIPVPGTTIEGRSPWRIAWTRLKRDKLALAGGIVVLLLILVAIFAPLIVSLLGHPPNEYHEDQIDPLFGTPKGSWGGINGDFLFGVEPVNGRDVFSRVVYGARVSLLVAFLAAVVAVVIGTVLGIVAGYFGGWVDTVVSRVMDALLAFPQLLFIIALISVVPNELWGLSGSGVRMAVLIGVIGFFGWPYVGRIVRGQTLSLREREYVEAARSLGAGRTYILFRELLPNLVAPITVYATLMIPTNVLTEAALSFLGAGVKPPTSSWGQMLSKAVNTYEGDPMFMVIPGLAIFVTVLAFNLFGDGVRDALDPKGSR; this is encoded by the coding sequence ATGACGGCACCACTCCCCGAGACGAGCGCGACCGGGACCGCGACCGTCGTCGCCGACGCGGAAATACCGGTCCCGGGCACGACGATCGAGGGCCGCTCCCCGTGGCGCATCGCCTGGACGCGGCTCAAGCGCGACAAACTGGCCCTCGCCGGCGGGATCGTGGTCCTGCTCCTCATCCTGGTCGCGATCTTCGCCCCGCTGATCGTGAGCCTGCTGGGCCACCCGCCGAACGAGTACCACGAGGACCAGATCGACCCCCTCTTCGGCACCCCGAAGGGCTCGTGGGGCGGCATCAACGGGGACTTCCTGTTCGGCGTCGAGCCGGTCAACGGCCGGGACGTCTTCAGCCGGGTCGTGTACGGCGCCCGGGTCTCCCTGCTCGTCGCCTTCCTCGCGGCCGTGGTCGCCGTGGTGATCGGCACCGTCCTGGGCATCGTCGCCGGCTACTTCGGCGGCTGGGTGGACACCGTGGTGAGCCGGGTGATGGACGCCCTGCTGGCCTTCCCGCAGCTGCTCTTCATCATCGCGCTGATCTCCGTCGTCCCCAACGAGCTGTGGGGACTGAGCGGTTCGGGCGTCCGGATGGCCGTCCTCATCGGGGTGATCGGCTTCTTCGGCTGGCCCTACGTGGGGCGCATCGTGCGCGGGCAGACGCTCTCACTGAGGGAGCGCGAGTACGTGGAGGCGGCGCGCAGCCTGGGCGCGGGGCGGACGTACATCCTCTTCCGCGAGCTGCTGCCCAACCTGGTCGCGCCGATCACCGTCTACGCCACGCTGATGATCCCGACCAACGTCCTCACCGAGGCCGCGCTGAGCTTCCTCGGCGCCGGCGTCAAGCCGCCCACGTCGTCCTGGGGGCAGATGCTCTCCAAGGCCGTCAACACCTACGAGGGCGACCCGATGTTCATGGTGATCCCGGGCCTCGCCATCTTCGTCACCGTGCTGGCGTTCAACCTCTTCGGCGACGGCGTCCGGGACGCCCTGGACCCCAAGGGCTCGCGCTAG
- a CDS encoding ABC transporter substrate-binding protein: MATHRTSRRGTAAGAALVVAALVGVTACGGGGGSKDDKGGGGGGKGPGFNAGVEKVASPSDKKGGELKFIATQEADSWDPQRMYYGFAWDFARYYVRTLVTSKPAPGHESAELVPDLATDLGKVSDDKKTYTFTLKDGITWEDGRPITAQDIKYGIERTWAQDKISGGPTWLMQVLDPEKKYKGPYKDDSKDKLGLSAIETPNAKTITFKLAKPNGDFLQMLALPAASPVPQDKDTAEKYSLRPFSSGPYKFESYNPNKSMVLVRNDKWNKDSDKVRKALPDKISVKFTTNADAMDSDLIAGNYDVDLNATGMGSAGRQKALQTAKGNLDNPQTGFIRYAAFPKSVAPFDNEHCRKAVIYGADHTSLQTARGGPQAGGDIGLNMIPPAVTGHDGSYDPYNLKQGAPDPDKARAELKACGKPDGFKTTIAVRNNKPQEIATAESLQASLKKIGIETQIDQYDGAQSSTVVGAPANVKNKNYGIIVFGWGADFPSGQGFLQPIVDGRFILDTANQNYPELNDPEVNKLMDQAIAESDPKKAGAIYQEADKKVMEGAWYLPFTYEKNIIWRSSRLTNVYTTDAFNGRYDYQALGVVK, from the coding sequence TTGGCAACGCACAGGACTTCGAGGCGCGGAACGGCCGCGGGCGCGGCACTGGTGGTCGCGGCCCTCGTCGGGGTCACCGCCTGCGGTGGCGGAGGCGGCAGCAAGGACGACAAGGGCGGGGGCGGAGGCGGCAAGGGCCCCGGCTTCAACGCGGGCGTCGAGAAGGTCGCCAGCCCGTCCGACAAGAAGGGCGGCGAGCTGAAGTTCATCGCCACCCAGGAGGCCGACTCCTGGGACCCGCAGCGCATGTACTACGGCTTCGCCTGGGACTTCGCCCGCTACTACGTCCGCACCCTCGTCACCTCCAAGCCCGCGCCGGGCCACGAGAGCGCCGAGCTGGTGCCGGACCTGGCCACCGACCTGGGCAAGGTCTCGGACGACAAGAAGACCTACACGTTCACCCTGAAGGACGGGATCACCTGGGAGGACGGCAGACCGATCACCGCCCAGGACATCAAGTACGGCATCGAGCGCACCTGGGCGCAGGACAAGATCTCCGGCGGCCCGACCTGGCTGATGCAGGTCCTGGACCCGGAGAAGAAGTACAAGGGCCCCTACAAGGACGACAGCAAGGACAAGCTGGGCCTGTCCGCGATCGAGACGCCCAACGCCAAGACCATCACCTTCAAACTCGCCAAGCCCAACGGCGACTTCCTCCAGATGCTGGCGCTGCCCGCCGCGAGCCCGGTGCCCCAGGACAAGGACACCGCGGAGAAGTACAGCCTGCGGCCGTTCTCCAGCGGACCGTACAAGTTCGAGTCGTACAACCCCAACAAGAGCATGGTCCTCGTCCGCAACGACAAGTGGAACAAGGACTCCGACAAGGTCCGCAAGGCGCTGCCGGACAAGATCTCGGTCAAGTTCACCACCAACGCGGACGCGATGGACAGCGACCTGATCGCGGGCAACTACGACGTCGACCTCAACGCCACCGGCATGGGCTCGGCCGGCCGCCAGAAGGCGCTCCAGACCGCCAAGGGCAACCTGGACAACCCGCAGACCGGCTTCATCCGGTACGCGGCCTTCCCCAAGTCCGTCGCGCCGTTCGACAACGAGCACTGCCGCAAGGCGGTCATCTACGGCGCCGACCACACCTCCCTCCAGACCGCCCGCGGCGGCCCCCAGGCGGGCGGTGACATCGGCCTCAACATGATCCCGCCGGCCGTCACCGGGCACGACGGGTCCTACGACCCGTACAACCTCAAGCAGGGCGCGCCCGACCCCGACAAGGCCCGCGCGGAGCTGAAGGCGTGCGGCAAGCCGGACGGCTTCAAGACCACCATCGCGGTGCGGAACAACAAGCCGCAGGAGATCGCCACGGCCGAGTCGCTCCAGGCGTCCCTGAAGAAGATCGGCATCGAGACGCAGATCGACCAGTACGACGGCGCGCAGTCGTCGACCGTCGTCGGCGCCCCGGCGAACGTGAAGAACAAGAACTACGGGATCATCGTCTTCGGCTGGGGCGCGGACTTCCCCAGCGGCCAGGGCTTCCTCCAGCCCATCGTGGACGGCCGGTTCATCCTCGACACCGCCAACCAGAACTACCCCGAGCTCAACGACCCCGAGGTCAACAAGCTGATGGACCAGGCCATCGCGGAGAGCGACCCGAAGAAGGCGGGGGCGATCTATCAGGAGGCCGACAAGAAGGTCATGGAGGGCGCCTGGTACCTGCCCTTCACCTACGAGAAGAACATCATCTGGCGCAGCTCCCGGCTGACCAACGTCTACACGACGGACGCCTTCAACGGCCGGTACGACTACCAGGCCCTGGGCGTCGTCAAGTGA
- a CDS encoding ABC transporter permease: MFAYIVRRLFAVIVMLLVVTLVTFFIFFTIPKLTGADPAAMYVGKQADPQTIEGIRQKLGLSDPVLVQFWHFITGIFAGRDYTGGGTTDHCPAPCFGYSFRTEQAVWPILTDRLPPTLSLAGGACVIWLLLGVTAGVVSALKRGTKIDRGAMMTALAGVSLPIYFTALLLLALFKYKLGWTSSEYVDFADDPAGWFGGLILPWVALAFLYAAMYARLTRATMMEVLGEDYIRTARAKGLTERVVIGKHAMRSTMTPIATILGMDLGALVGSAILTESAFNLPGLGQAAVTAINNRDLPIILGVVLIAATAVVIANLVVDLLYAVIDPRVRLS; encoded by the coding sequence GTGTTCGCTTACATCGTCAGGCGACTGTTCGCCGTCATCGTGATGCTGCTCGTGGTCACGCTGGTGACCTTCTTCATCTTCTTCACCATTCCCAAGCTCACCGGGGCCGACCCCGCCGCCATGTACGTCGGCAAGCAGGCGGACCCGCAGACGATCGAGGGCATCCGGCAGAAGCTCGGGCTGAGCGACCCGGTCCTGGTCCAGTTCTGGCACTTCATCACCGGCATCTTCGCCGGCCGCGACTACACCGGGGGCGGCACCACCGACCACTGCCCGGCCCCCTGTTTCGGCTACTCGTTCCGCACCGAGCAGGCCGTCTGGCCGATCCTCACCGACCGGCTGCCCCCGACCCTCTCGCTCGCCGGCGGCGCCTGCGTCATCTGGCTGCTGCTCGGCGTCACCGCCGGCGTCGTCTCCGCCCTCAAGCGCGGCACCAAGATCGACCGCGGCGCCATGATGACCGCCCTGGCCGGCGTCTCGCTGCCGATCTACTTCACCGCCCTGCTGCTGCTCGCGCTGTTCAAGTACAAGCTCGGCTGGACCTCGTCCGAGTACGTGGACTTCGCCGACGACCCGGCCGGCTGGTTCGGCGGGCTGATCCTGCCCTGGGTCGCCCTCGCCTTCCTCTACGCGGCCATGTACGCCCGGCTCACCCGCGCCACCATGATGGAAGTGCTCGGCGAGGACTACATCCGCACCGCCCGCGCCAAGGGACTCACCGAGCGCGTGGTGATCGGCAAGCACGCCATGCGCTCCACCATGACCCCCATCGCCACCATCCTCGGCATGGACCTCGGCGCCCTGGTCGGCAGCGCGATCCTCACCGAGAGCGCCTTCAACCTGCCGGGACTCGGCCAGGCCGCGGTCACCGCCATCAACAACCGCGACCTGCCGATCATCCTCGGCGTGGTGCTCATCGCCGCCACCGCCGTCGTCATCGCCAACCTCGTGGTGGACCTGCTCTACGCCGTGATCGACCCCCGTGTGAGGCTCTCATGA
- a CDS encoding enhanced serine sensitivity protein SseB C-terminal domain-containing protein, with the protein MSGPELHGMERARGEAPGWPANELEETLAACAGVPGTGERVVEALGRSEIWIPLPKGGGPDSPDLDLPTVELGGAAFVPVFSSEEQFRRVIGDHMAYAVAPAVEFARGLPPQVGLVVNFEGTVAAPLPPAAVAGLCRAGTLRLEGEPTGGRVRLHEPDWQVEPTAFLAAAGLEFTAARAVRTARRALASVEGGPPELFVGVELDLPDDDSRAAAVAALGRALGSAPVPWPVRTVFLDVTRDPVAEWMRDRVAPFYDRDR; encoded by the coding sequence ATGAGCGGCCCCGAGCTGCACGGCATGGAGCGGGCCCGGGGCGAGGCCCCCGGCTGGCCCGCCAACGAACTGGAGGAGACCCTCGCCGCCTGCGCGGGCGTCCCCGGCACCGGCGAGCGCGTCGTCGAGGCGCTCGGCCGCAGCGAGATCTGGATACCCCTGCCCAAGGGCGGCGGCCCCGACAGCCCCGACCTCGACCTGCCCACCGTCGAGCTCGGCGGCGCCGCGTTCGTTCCGGTGTTCAGCTCCGAGGAGCAGTTCCGCCGCGTCATCGGCGATCACATGGCCTACGCGGTCGCGCCCGCCGTGGAGTTCGCCCGCGGCCTGCCCCCGCAGGTCGGCCTGGTCGTCAACTTCGAGGGAACGGTGGCCGCGCCGCTGCCCCCCGCCGCCGTCGCCGGGCTCTGCCGGGCGGGCACGCTCCGGCTGGAGGGCGAGCCGACCGGCGGCCGGGTGCGGCTGCACGAGCCGGACTGGCAGGTCGAGCCCACCGCCTTCCTCGCCGCCGCCGGCCTGGAGTTCACCGCCGCCCGCGCCGTGCGCACCGCCCGCCGCGCCCTGGCCAGCGTCGAGGGCGGCCCGCCGGAGCTGTTCGTCGGCGTGGAACTCGACCTCCCCGACGACGACAGCCGTGCCGCCGCCGTGGCCGCCCTGGGCCGCGCCCTGGGCTCCGCCCCCGTCCCCTGGCCGGTCCGCACGGTCTTCCTGGACGTCACCCGCGACCCGGTCGCCGAGTGGATGCGGGACCGCGTCGCACCGTTCTACGACCGTGACCGTTGA
- a CDS encoding enhanced serine sensitivity protein SseB C-terminal domain-containing protein, protein MSAGAESGVEQVLRQVAPGRYDVYESLLHAVAEGRLWMLLWHGRPGSPDAQYGNMEVDGLGYAPCVTSERELAASGWNRAHEVATGRTLAASLYPGRWGLWLNPHAPGGGVGIPWLDLRRIAGGLDRLPAGPLQISEPTVDIARFYALLAQHAQRTPAVRALRRAWVQPAIGAAYLAIGLDLYDTSPPAVESVRAMMQQVVAVVPEGLPVSTVAMSDEFDPVALWMRAHARPFYGHAAPSGAAAPVPGYGYPH, encoded by the coding sequence GTGAGCGCGGGCGCGGAGAGCGGCGTGGAGCAGGTGCTGCGCCAAGTGGCGCCCGGGCGGTACGACGTCTACGAGTCGCTGCTGCACGCCGTCGCCGAGGGCCGGTTGTGGATGCTGCTCTGGCACGGCCGGCCCGGCTCGCCCGACGCCCAGTACGGCAACATGGAGGTCGACGGCCTCGGCTACGCCCCCTGCGTCACCTCCGAGCGCGAGCTCGCCGCCAGCGGCTGGAACCGCGCGCACGAGGTCGCCACCGGCCGTACTCTCGCCGCCTCCCTCTACCCGGGCCGCTGGGGCCTGTGGCTCAACCCGCACGCCCCGGGCGGCGGCGTCGGCATCCCCTGGCTCGACCTGCGCCGGATCGCCGGCGGCCTGGACCGGCTGCCCGCGGGCCCCCTCCAGATCTCCGAACCCACCGTCGACATCGCCCGGTTCTACGCCCTGCTGGCGCAGCACGCCCAGCGGACGCCCGCCGTCCGGGCCCTGCGCCGCGCCTGGGTCCAGCCGGCGATCGGCGCCGCGTACCTGGCGATCGGCCTCGACCTGTACGACACCTCGCCGCCGGCCGTGGAGTCCGTGCGGGCGATGATGCAGCAGGTGGTGGCCGTGGTGCCGGAGGGGCTGCCGGTGTCCACGGTGGCCATGTCGGACGAGTTCGACCCGGTGGCCCTGTGGATGCGCGCCCACGCCCGCCCGTTCTACGGCCACGCCGCCCCGAGCGGGGCGGCGGCACCGGTGCCGGGGTACGGGTACCCGCACTAG
- a CDS encoding AAA family ATPase, which produces MDAAWATGGGGARVRDLRGAVPAAVELRCRAGDLLVVSGLPGAGKSTLIRRVVPALDGRGEPVRGVDSQDSRARLERRLRGLPVRLPYGVYRPAARLAHYARLWRALRSGASLVVHDCGQRGWVRRLLAREARRRGTALHVLLLAVEPGTALAGQRARGRTVSRAAFGRHRRAMERLVAAAVAGRPPAGATSVLLLDRPAATALRTITFAETPGGPDGAGAPAAPAVPKTSSGPPAPSAPAVPAAPGSPAVPPAPGAPGRPAPGTPPVPGAPPVPLARRPARPVAVPLPPPDGEPAVKVRVRARRDRGENG; this is translated from the coding sequence GTGGACGCCGCGTGGGCGACGGGCGGCGGCGGGGCGCGGGTGCGCGACCTGCGCGGGGCGGTGCCGGCCGCGGTGGAGCTGCGCTGCCGCGCCGGTGATCTGCTGGTCGTCTCCGGCCTGCCCGGCGCGGGGAAGTCCACCCTGATCCGACGGGTCGTGCCCGCCCTCGACGGCCGGGGCGAGCCCGTGCGCGGCGTGGACTCGCAGGACTCCCGGGCCCGCCTGGAGCGCCGGTTGCGCGGGCTGCCCGTACGGCTCCCGTACGGCGTCTACCGCCCCGCCGCGCGCCTCGCGCACTACGCGCGGCTGTGGCGCGCCCTGCGCTCCGGCGCGAGCCTCGTCGTGCACGACTGCGGGCAGCGCGGCTGGGTCCGCCGGCTGCTGGCCCGCGAGGCGCGGCGGCGCGGCACCGCGCTGCACGTCCTGCTGCTCGCCGTCGAGCCCGGGACCGCGCTCGCCGGGCAGCGGGCCCGGGGGCGGACGGTCTCCCGGGCCGCGTTCGGGCGCCACCGCCGCGCCATGGAGCGGCTGGTCGCGGCGGCGGTGGCGGGCCGGCCGCCGGCGGGCGCGACGAGCGTCCTCCTGCTCGACCGCCCGGCCGCGACGGCGCTGCGGACGATCACCTTCGCGGAGACGCCGGGCGGACCGGACGGTGCGGGCGCGCCCGCGGCTCCGGCCGTCCCGAAGACGTCCTCGGGCCCGCCCGCACCGTCAGCGCCCGCCGTCCCCGCCGCGCCCGGGTCGCCTGCCGTCCCGCCGGCGCCGGGAGCACCCGGCCGGCCCGCCCCCGGCACCCCGCCCGTCCCCGGCGCCCCGCCCGTCCCCCTTGCGCGCCGCCCGGCCCGCCCGGTCGCCGTCCCCCTCCCGCCCCCTGACGGGGAGCCGGCCGTTAAGGTGCGGGTGCGAGCGCGACGAGACCGTGGGGAGAACGGATGA
- the glyA gene encoding serine hydroxymethyltransferase: MSLLNSSLHELDPDVAAAVDAELHRQQSTLEMIASENFAPVAVMEAQGSVLTNKYAEGYPGRRYYGGCEHVDVVEQIAIDRIKALFGAEAANVQPHSGAQANAAAMFALLKPGDTILGLNLAHGGHLTHGMKINFSGKLYNVVAYHVDEQTNLVDMEEVERLAKEHRPKLIVAGWSAYPRQLDFAAFRRIADEVGAYLMVDMAHFAGLVAAGLHPSPVPHAHVVTTTTHKTLGGPRGGVILSTAELAKKINSAVFPGQQGGPLEHVIAAKAVSFKVAASEEFKERQRRTLEGAKILAERLVQDDVKEHGVSVLSGGTDVHLVLVDLRNSQLDGQQAEDRLHEVGITVNRNAIPNDPRPPMVTSGLRIGTPALATRGFTTEDFREVADVIAEALKPEYDAQALRARVTALADKHPLYPGLK; the protein is encoded by the coding sequence ATGTCGCTTCTGAACAGCTCCCTCCATGAGCTCGACCCCGACGTCGCCGCCGCAGTCGACGCCGAACTCCACCGTCAGCAGTCCACGCTCGAAATGATCGCCTCGGAGAACTTCGCTCCGGTCGCGGTCATGGAGGCCCAGGGCTCGGTCCTCACCAACAAGTACGCCGAGGGCTACCCGGGCCGCCGCTACTACGGCGGCTGCGAGCACGTCGATGTCGTCGAGCAGATCGCCATCGACCGGATCAAGGCGCTGTTCGGCGCCGAGGCCGCCAACGTGCAGCCGCACTCGGGCGCCCAGGCCAACGCCGCGGCGATGTTCGCGCTGCTGAAGCCGGGCGACACCATCCTGGGTCTGAACCTCGCCCACGGCGGGCACCTGACCCACGGCATGAAGATCAACTTCTCGGGCAAGCTCTACAACGTGGTCGCCTACCACGTCGACGAGCAGACCAACCTGGTCGACATGGAGGAGGTCGAGCGCCTCGCCAAGGAGCACCGCCCCAAGCTGATCGTCGCCGGCTGGTCCGCCTACCCGCGCCAGCTGGACTTCGCGGCCTTCCGCCGGATCGCCGACGAGGTCGGCGCGTACCTGATGGTCGACATGGCCCACTTCGCGGGCCTGGTCGCCGCCGGGCTGCACCCCTCCCCGGTGCCGCACGCGCACGTCGTCACCACCACCACGCACAAGACCCTCGGCGGTCCGCGCGGCGGTGTGATCCTCTCCACGGCCGAGCTCGCCAAGAAGATCAACTCGGCGGTCTTCCCCGGTCAGCAGGGCGGTCCGCTGGAGCACGTGATCGCGGCCAAGGCGGTCTCCTTCAAGGTCGCGGCCAGCGAGGAGTTCAAGGAGCGCCAGCGGCGCACGCTGGAGGGCGCCAAGATCCTGGCCGAGCGCCTGGTCCAGGACGACGTCAAGGAGCACGGCGTCTCCGTCCTGTCCGGCGGCACGGACGTGCACCTGGTCCTGGTGGACCTGCGCAACTCCCAGCTGGACGGCCAGCAGGCCGAGGACCGCCTCCACGAGGTCGGCATCACGGTCAACCGCAACGCCATCCCGAACGACCCGCGCCCCCCGATGGTCACCTCGGGCCTGCGGATCGGCACCCCGGCGCTGGCCACCCGCGGCTTCACCACCGAGGACTTCCGCGAGGTCGCGGACGTCATCGCGGAGGCCCTGAAGCCCGAGTACGACGCCCAGGCGCTGCGCGCCCGCGTCACCGCGCTGGCGGACAAGCACCCGCTGTACCCCGGCCTGAAGTAG
- the gcvT gene encoding glycine cleavage system aminomethyltransferase GcvT translates to MSAAETSQPSETAAPRRTALDALHRALGATMTDFAGWDMPLRYGSERDEHVAVRTRAGLFDLSHMGEITLTGPQAGQALDHALVGNLSALKPGRARYTMICDERGGILDDLIVYRLADETYMVVANASNAQVVLDALTERAAGFETEVRDDRENYALLAVQGPASPAILKSVTDADLDGLKYYAGLPGTVAGVPALIARTGYTGEDGFELFVAPADAEKLWQALTEAGADAGLVPCGLSCRDTLRLEAGMPLYGHELTTATTPFDAGLGRVVKFDKPGDFVGRAALEAAAERAADAPPRKLVGLVATGRRVPRAGYPVVDAASGAVIGEVTSGAPSPTLGKPIAIAYVDAAHAAPGTAGVAVDIRGSHEPYEVVALPFYKRER, encoded by the coding sequence ATGTCTGCCGCAGAGACCTCACAGCCCTCAGAGACCGCCGCCCCGCGTCGTACCGCGCTCGACGCGCTGCACCGCGCCCTGGGCGCCACGATGACCGACTTCGCCGGCTGGGACATGCCGCTCCGCTACGGGAGCGAGCGCGACGAGCACGTGGCCGTCCGCACCCGCGCCGGTCTGTTCGACCTCTCGCACATGGGCGAGATCACCCTTACGGGTCCGCAGGCCGGCCAGGCCCTGGACCACGCCCTGGTGGGCAACCTCTCCGCGCTGAAGCCCGGCCGCGCCCGCTACACGATGATCTGCGACGAGCGCGGAGGCATCCTGGACGACCTGATCGTCTACCGGCTGGCCGACGAGACGTACATGGTCGTCGCCAACGCCTCCAACGCCCAGGTGGTGCTGGACGCGCTGACCGAGCGGGCCGCGGGCTTCGAGACCGAGGTGCGCGACGACCGCGAGAACTACGCGCTGCTCGCCGTCCAGGGCCCGGCCTCCCCCGCCATCCTGAAGTCGGTCACCGACGCCGACCTGGACGGCCTGAAGTACTACGCGGGCCTGCCCGGCACGGTCGCCGGCGTCCCGGCGCTGATCGCCCGCACCGGCTACACCGGCGAGGACGGCTTCGAGCTGTTCGTCGCCCCCGCCGACGCGGAGAAGCTGTGGCAGGCGCTGACCGAGGCGGGCGCGGACGCCGGCCTGGTGCCCTGCGGCCTCTCCTGCCGGGACACCCTGCGCCTGGAGGCGGGCATGCCGCTGTACGGGCACGAGCTGACCACCGCGACCACGCCGTTCGACGCCGGGCTCGGCCGCGTCGTCAAGTTCGACAAGCCGGGCGACTTCGTGGGGCGGGCCGCGCTGGAGGCCGCCGCCGAGCGCGCCGCGGACGCCCCGCCGCGCAAGCTGGTGGGCCTGGTGGCGACCGGGCGGCGGGTGCCGCGGGCCGGCTACCCGGTGGTGGACGCCGCCTCCGGCGCGGTGATCGGCGAGGTCACCTCCGGCGCCCCCTCCCCCACGCTCGGCAAGCCGATCGCCATCGCCTACGTGGACGCGGCCCACGCCGCGCCCGGCACGGCCGGGGTCGCGGTGGACATCCGCGGCAGCCACGAGCCGTACGAGGTGGTCGCCCTGCCGTTCTACAAGCGCGAGCGCTGA
- a CDS encoding L-serine ammonia-lyase → MAISVFDLFSIGIGPSSSHTVGPMRAARMFVGRLKKDGLLAQTASVRAELFGSLGATGHGHGTPKAVLLGLEGHSPRTVDVEIADDEVERIRTTKRLRLLGTEIGSAHEIDFDASTQLILHRRRALPYHANGMTLFAYDESGAPLLEKTYYSVGGGFVVDEDAVGADRIVPDDTVLKYPFRTGDELLRMSRESGLSISAMMMENEKAWRTEDEIRAGLLEIWRVMQACVSRGMSREGILPGGLKVRRRAASTARQLRAEGDPQARAMEWITVYAMAVNEENAAGGRVVTAPTNGAAGIIPAVLHYYMNFVPGADEEGVVRFLLAAGAIGMLFKENASISGAEVGCQGEVGSACSMASGGLAEVMGGSPEQVENAAEIGMEHNLGLTCDPVGGLVQIPCIERNGMAAAKAVTAARMALRGDGRHHVSLDKVIKTMKETGADMKVKYKETARGGLAVNVIEC, encoded by the coding sequence GTGGCCATCTCCGTATTCGATCTCTTCTCGATCGGCATAGGCCCGTCCAGCTCCCACACGGTCGGCCCGATGCGCGCCGCCCGGATGTTCGTGGGCCGCCTGAAGAAGGACGGCCTGCTCGCCCAGACCGCCTCCGTGCGCGCGGAGCTGTTCGGCTCCCTCGGCGCCACCGGGCACGGCCACGGGACGCCCAAGGCCGTCCTCCTCGGCCTGGAGGGCCACTCGCCGCGCACCGTCGACGTCGAGATCGCCGACGACGAGGTGGAGCGCATCCGCACCACCAAGCGCCTGCGCCTCCTCGGCACCGAGATCGGCTCGGCCCACGAGATCGACTTCGACGCCTCCACGCAGCTGATCCTGCACCGCCGCCGCGCCCTGCCGTACCACGCCAACGGCATGACCCTCTTCGCCTACGACGAGAGCGGCGCGCCCCTGCTGGAGAAGACCTACTACTCGGTCGGCGGCGGCTTCGTGGTGGACGAGGACGCGGTCGGGGCGGACCGGATCGTCCCCGACGACACGGTCCTGAAGTACCCCTTCCGCACCGGCGACGAGCTGCTGCGGATGTCCCGCGAGTCCGGCCTGTCGATCTCCGCGATGATGATGGAGAACGAGAAGGCCTGGCGCACCGAGGACGAGATCCGGGCCGGCCTGCTGGAGATCTGGCGCGTCATGCAGGCGTGCGTCAGCCGCGGCATGTCCCGCGAGGGCATCCTCCCCGGCGGCCTCAAGGTCCGCCGCCGCGCCGCCAGCACCGCCCGCCAGCTGCGCGCCGAGGGCGACCCGCAGGCCCGCGCGATGGAGTGGATCACCGTCTACGCGATGGCGGTCAACGAGGAGAACGCGGCCGGCGGCCGCGTCGTCACCGCCCCCACCAACGGCGCCGCCGGCATCATCCCGGCCGTCCTCCACTACTACATGAACTTCGTGCCCGGCGCGGACGAGGAGGGCGTCGTCCGCTTCCTGCTCGCCGCGGGCGCGATCGGCATGCTCTTCAAGGAGAACGCCTCGATCTCCGGCGCCGAGGTCGGCTGCCAGGGCGAGGTCGGCTCGGCCTGCTCCATGGCCTCCGGCGGCCTCGCCGAGGTCATGGGCGGCTCCCCCGAGCAGGTCGAGAACGCGGCCGAGATCGGCATGGAGCACAACCTCGGCCTCACCTGCGACCCGGTCGGCGGCCTGGTCCAGATCCCCTGCATCGAGCGCAACGGCATGGCCGCGGCGAAGGCCGTCACGGCGGCCCGCATGGCCCTCCGCGGCGACGGCCGGCACCACGTCTCCCTCGACAAGGTCATCAAGACCATGAAGGAGACGGGCGCCGACATGAAGGTCAAGTACAAGGAAACGGCCCGCGGCGGCCTGGCGGTCAACGTCATCGAGTGCTGA
- the gcvH gene encoding glycine cleavage system protein GcvH, which produces MSNPQHLRYTKEHEWLSATDENGVATVGITEFAANALGDVVYAQLPAVGDTITAGETCGELESTKSVSDLFAPVTGEVVEANQDVVDDPSLVNSAPFEGGWLFKVKITDEPAELLTADAYTDFAG; this is translated from the coding sequence ATGAGCAACCCCCAGCACCTCCGCTACACCAAGGAGCACGAGTGGCTGTCGGCCACGGATGAGAACGGTGTGGCGACGGTGGGTATCACCGAGTTCGCGGCCAACGCGCTCGGCGACGTCGTCTACGCCCAGCTCCCGGCCGTCGGCGACACCATCACCGCGGGCGAGACCTGCGGTGAGCTGGAGTCCACCAAGTCGGTCAGCGACCTCTTCGCCCCCGTCACGGGCGAGGTCGTCGAGGCCAACCAGGACGTCGTGGACGACCCCTCGCTGGTGAACTCCGCCCCCTTCGAGGGCGGCTGGCTGTTCAAGGTGAAGATCACGGACGAGCCGGCGGAGCTGCTGACCGCCGACGCGTACACGGACTTCGCCGGCTGA